In Castanea sativa cultivar Marrone di Chiusa Pesio chromosome 6, ASM4071231v1, a single window of DNA contains:
- the LOC142641055 gene encoding pentatricopeptide repeat-containing protein At1g05600-like isoform X4, translated as MTVRWPRLLTPTHLSQIIRNQKNPLTALQIFKEAKYKYPNYCHNGPVYATIIGILGNAGQICEMKEVIDWMKEDSCECKDSVFVNAIKTYARAGLLDEAISLFKRIPQFNCVNKTESFNTLLQILVNESKFEAAHRLFLESSYGWEVKFRIRSLNLLMDALCQRGRSDLALQIFLEMNYQGCYPNKESYRILMKGLCKDGRMNEATHLLYSMFWRISQKGSGEDIVVYRTLLYALCDNRQVEKAVEILGKILRKGLKAPKRCFRHLDLSQCSSGEDIEGTKRLINEALIRGGIPSLASYSAMAIDLYNEGKISEANKVIIQMKERGFGPTNLIFEAKVAALCRGENVDAAVKVIEEEMEGNCLPNVMAYNIVLKGLCNERKSVLAVGYLKNMAKKLGCNADKETYSIVIDGLCHESRYLEASQVLQEMLIKSYWPCVDTYNILIRGLCTVGRQYEAVLWLEEMISQGMKPELSVWNSLAASVCSNMADIEIPSI; from the exons aTGACTGTGAGATGGCCAAGACTTTTGACACCGACACACCTTTCTCAAATTATTCGGAACCAGAAAAACCCATTAACGGCACTTCAAATCTTCAAGGAAGCCAAATACAAGTACCCCAATTACTGTCATAATGGTCCAGTCTATGCCACCATCATTGGCATCCTTGGAAATGCTGGTCAGATTTGTGAGATGAAAGAGGTGATTGATTGGATGAAAGAGGACTCGTGTGAATGCAAGGATTCTGTCTTTGTTAATGCAATCAAAACCTATGCAAGAGCTGGATTGCTAGATGAAGcaatctctctttttaaaaGAATTCCTCAGTTCAACTGCGTGAATAAGACAGAATCTTTCAATACCCTGTTGCAGATATTGGTCAATGAATCTAAGTTTGAAGCTGCTCATCGTTTGTTCTTAGAGAGCTCTTATGGGTGGGAAGTGAAGTTTCGAATTAGATCTTTGAACTTGCTAATGGATGCTCTGTGCCAGAGGGGTCGTTCTGATCTTGCTTTGCAAATCTTCTTAGAGATGAATTATCAAGGTTGCTATCCAAATAAGGAAAGCTATCGGATTCTAATGAAAGGGTTGTGTAAAGATGGGAGGATGAATGAGGCCACACATTTGTTGTATTCAATGTTTTGGAGGATCTCTCAGAAGGGTAGTGGTGAGGATATTGTAGTCTATAGAACCTTATTATATGCTTTATGTGATAATCGGCAAGTTGAAAAGGCTGTGGAAATTCTTGGTAAGATTTTAAGGAAGGGGCTGAAGGCTCCTAAGCGCTGTTTCCGGCATCTTGATCTTAGTCAGTGTAGTAGTGGTGAAGATATAGAAGGCACCAAGCGCTTGATTAATGAGGCTTTGATCAGAGGTGGTATTCCCAGTTTGGCTAGTTATAGTGCTATGGCTATTGATCTTTACAATGAAGGTAAGATTAGTGAAGCTAACAAAGTTATCattcaaatgaaagaaagaggaTTTGGGCCAACAAACTTAATTTTTGAAGCCAAGGTTGCAGCATTGTGTAGGGGAGAGAATGTTGATGCAGCAGTGAAGGTAATTGAAGAGGAAATGGAGGGAAATTGTTTACCAAATGTTATGGCATATAATATTGTGCTGAAAGGATTGTGTAATGAGAGGAAATCAGTGCTTGCTGTTGGGTATTTGAAGAATATGGCTAAGAAATTGGGTTGCAATGCAGACAAGGAAACTTACAGCATTGTAATTGATGGGTTATGTCATGAAAGTAGATATCTTGAAGCAAGTCAAGTGTTGCAGGAGAtgttaataaaatcatattggCCTTGTGTTGATACTTATAATATACTTATCAGGGGTCTTTGCACTGTGGGCAGGCAATACGAAGCTGTTTTGTGGTTGGAGGAGATGATTAGCCAGGGTATGAAGCCAGAACTTTCTGTATGGAACTCGTTGGCAGCTTCTGTATGTTCCAACATGGCTGACATTGAG aTACCAAGTATATAG
- the LOC142641055 gene encoding pentatricopeptide repeat-containing protein At1g05600-like isoform X2, which translates to MTVRWPRLLTPTHLSQIIRNQKNPLTALQIFKEAKYKYPNYCHNGPVYATIIGILGNAGQICEMKEVIDWMKEDSCECKDSVFVNAIKTYARAGLLDEAISLFKRIPQFNCVNKTESFNTLLQILVNESKFEAAHRLFLESSYGWEVKFRIRSLNLLMDALCQRGRSDLALQIFLEMNYQGCYPNKESYRILMKGLCKDGRMNEATHLLYSMFWRISQKGSGEDIVVYRTLLYALCDNRQVEKAVEILGKILRKGLKAPKRCFRHLDLSQCSSGEDIEGTKRLINEALIRGGIPSLASYSAMAIDLYNEGKISEANKVIIQMKERGFGPTNLIFEAKVAALCRGENVDAAVKVIEEEMEGNCLPNVMAYNIVLKGLCNERKSVLAVGYLKNMAKKLGCNADKETYSIVIDGLCHESRYLEASQVLQEMLIKSYWPCVDTYNILIRGLCTVGRQYEAVLWLEEMISQGMKPELSVWNSLAASVCSNMADIEPLLTWQSVKCETPNSIKKLPQTLQCKITSVGGHKK; encoded by the exons aTGACTGTGAGATGGCCAAGACTTTTGACACCGACACACCTTTCTCAAATTATTCGGAACCAGAAAAACCCATTAACGGCACTTCAAATCTTCAAGGAAGCCAAATACAAGTACCCCAATTACTGTCATAATGGTCCAGTCTATGCCACCATCATTGGCATCCTTGGAAATGCTGGTCAGATTTGTGAGATGAAAGAGGTGATTGATTGGATGAAAGAGGACTCGTGTGAATGCAAGGATTCTGTCTTTGTTAATGCAATCAAAACCTATGCAAGAGCTGGATTGCTAGATGAAGcaatctctctttttaaaaGAATTCCTCAGTTCAACTGCGTGAATAAGACAGAATCTTTCAATACCCTGTTGCAGATATTGGTCAATGAATCTAAGTTTGAAGCTGCTCATCGTTTGTTCTTAGAGAGCTCTTATGGGTGGGAAGTGAAGTTTCGAATTAGATCTTTGAACTTGCTAATGGATGCTCTGTGCCAGAGGGGTCGTTCTGATCTTGCTTTGCAAATCTTCTTAGAGATGAATTATCAAGGTTGCTATCCAAATAAGGAAAGCTATCGGATTCTAATGAAAGGGTTGTGTAAAGATGGGAGGATGAATGAGGCCACACATTTGTTGTATTCAATGTTTTGGAGGATCTCTCAGAAGGGTAGTGGTGAGGATATTGTAGTCTATAGAACCTTATTATATGCTTTATGTGATAATCGGCAAGTTGAAAAGGCTGTGGAAATTCTTGGTAAGATTTTAAGGAAGGGGCTGAAGGCTCCTAAGCGCTGTTTCCGGCATCTTGATCTTAGTCAGTGTAGTAGTGGTGAAGATATAGAAGGCACCAAGCGCTTGATTAATGAGGCTTTGATCAGAGGTGGTATTCCCAGTTTGGCTAGTTATAGTGCTATGGCTATTGATCTTTACAATGAAGGTAAGATTAGTGAAGCTAACAAAGTTATCattcaaatgaaagaaagaggaTTTGGGCCAACAAACTTAATTTTTGAAGCCAAGGTTGCAGCATTGTGTAGGGGAGAGAATGTTGATGCAGCAGTGAAGGTAATTGAAGAGGAAATGGAGGGAAATTGTTTACCAAATGTTATGGCATATAATATTGTGCTGAAAGGATTGTGTAATGAGAGGAAATCAGTGCTTGCTGTTGGGTATTTGAAGAATATGGCTAAGAAATTGGGTTGCAATGCAGACAAGGAAACTTACAGCATTGTAATTGATGGGTTATGTCATGAAAGTAGATATCTTGAAGCAAGTCAAGTGTTGCAGGAGAtgttaataaaatcatattggCCTTGTGTTGATACTTATAATATACTTATCAGGGGTCTTTGCACTGTGGGCAGGCAATACGAAGCTGTTTTGTGGTTGGAGGAGATGATTAGCCAGGGTATGAAGCCAGAACTTTCTGTATGGAACTCGTTGGCAGCTTCTGTATGTTCCAACATGGCTGACATTGAG CCTCTTCTTACATGGCAAAGTGTCAAATGCGAGACTCCAAACTCAATAAAGAAACTCCCTCAAACACTGCAG
- the LOC142641055 gene encoding pentatricopeptide repeat-containing protein At1g05600-like isoform X1, producing the protein MTVRWPRLLTPTHLSQIIRNQKNPLTALQIFKEAKYKYPNYCHNGPVYATIIGILGNAGQICEMKEVIDWMKEDSCECKDSVFVNAIKTYARAGLLDEAISLFKRIPQFNCVNKTESFNTLLQILVNESKFEAAHRLFLESSYGWEVKFRIRSLNLLMDALCQRGRSDLALQIFLEMNYQGCYPNKESYRILMKGLCKDGRMNEATHLLYSMFWRISQKGSGEDIVVYRTLLYALCDNRQVEKAVEILGKILRKGLKAPKRCFRHLDLSQCSSGEDIEGTKRLINEALIRGGIPSLASYSAMAIDLYNEGKISEANKVIIQMKERGFGPTNLIFEAKVAALCRGENVDAAVKVIEEEMEGNCLPNVMAYNIVLKGLCNERKSVLAVGYLKNMAKKLGCNADKETYSIVIDGLCHESRYLEASQVLQEMLIKSYWPCVDTYNILIRGLCTVGRQYEAVLWLEEMISQGMKPELSVWNSLAASVCSNMADIEPLLTWQSVKCETPNSIKKLPQTLQDIRWSIAGKVWA; encoded by the exons aTGACTGTGAGATGGCCAAGACTTTTGACACCGACACACCTTTCTCAAATTATTCGGAACCAGAAAAACCCATTAACGGCACTTCAAATCTTCAAGGAAGCCAAATACAAGTACCCCAATTACTGTCATAATGGTCCAGTCTATGCCACCATCATTGGCATCCTTGGAAATGCTGGTCAGATTTGTGAGATGAAAGAGGTGATTGATTGGATGAAAGAGGACTCGTGTGAATGCAAGGATTCTGTCTTTGTTAATGCAATCAAAACCTATGCAAGAGCTGGATTGCTAGATGAAGcaatctctctttttaaaaGAATTCCTCAGTTCAACTGCGTGAATAAGACAGAATCTTTCAATACCCTGTTGCAGATATTGGTCAATGAATCTAAGTTTGAAGCTGCTCATCGTTTGTTCTTAGAGAGCTCTTATGGGTGGGAAGTGAAGTTTCGAATTAGATCTTTGAACTTGCTAATGGATGCTCTGTGCCAGAGGGGTCGTTCTGATCTTGCTTTGCAAATCTTCTTAGAGATGAATTATCAAGGTTGCTATCCAAATAAGGAAAGCTATCGGATTCTAATGAAAGGGTTGTGTAAAGATGGGAGGATGAATGAGGCCACACATTTGTTGTATTCAATGTTTTGGAGGATCTCTCAGAAGGGTAGTGGTGAGGATATTGTAGTCTATAGAACCTTATTATATGCTTTATGTGATAATCGGCAAGTTGAAAAGGCTGTGGAAATTCTTGGTAAGATTTTAAGGAAGGGGCTGAAGGCTCCTAAGCGCTGTTTCCGGCATCTTGATCTTAGTCAGTGTAGTAGTGGTGAAGATATAGAAGGCACCAAGCGCTTGATTAATGAGGCTTTGATCAGAGGTGGTATTCCCAGTTTGGCTAGTTATAGTGCTATGGCTATTGATCTTTACAATGAAGGTAAGATTAGTGAAGCTAACAAAGTTATCattcaaatgaaagaaagaggaTTTGGGCCAACAAACTTAATTTTTGAAGCCAAGGTTGCAGCATTGTGTAGGGGAGAGAATGTTGATGCAGCAGTGAAGGTAATTGAAGAGGAAATGGAGGGAAATTGTTTACCAAATGTTATGGCATATAATATTGTGCTGAAAGGATTGTGTAATGAGAGGAAATCAGTGCTTGCTGTTGGGTATTTGAAGAATATGGCTAAGAAATTGGGTTGCAATGCAGACAAGGAAACTTACAGCATTGTAATTGATGGGTTATGTCATGAAAGTAGATATCTTGAAGCAAGTCAAGTGTTGCAGGAGAtgttaataaaatcatattggCCTTGTGTTGATACTTATAATATACTTATCAGGGGTCTTTGCACTGTGGGCAGGCAATACGAAGCTGTTTTGTGGTTGGAGGAGATGATTAGCCAGGGTATGAAGCCAGAACTTTCTGTATGGAACTCGTTGGCAGCTTCTGTATGTTCCAACATGGCTGACATTGAG CCTCTTCTTACATGGCAAAGTGTCAAATGCGAGACTCCAAACTCAATAAAGAAACTCCCTCAAACACTGCAG
- the LOC142641055 gene encoding pentatricopeptide repeat-containing protein At1g05600-like isoform X3 has protein sequence MTVRWPRLLTPTHLSQIIRNQKNPLTALQIFKEAKYKYPNYCHNGPVYATIIGILGNAGQICEMKEVIDWMKEDSCECKDSVFVNAIKTYARAGLLDEAISLFKRIPQFNCVNKTESFNTLLQILVNESKFEAAHRLFLESSYGWEVKFRIRSLNLLMDALCQRGRSDLALQIFLEMNYQGCYPNKESYRILMKGLCKDGRMNEATHLLYSMFWRISQKGSGEDIVVYRTLLYALCDNRQVEKAVEILGKILRKGLKAPKRCFRHLDLSQCSSGEDIEGTKRLINEALIRGGIPSLASYSAMAIDLYNEGKISEANKVIIQMKERGFGPTNLIFEAKVAALCRGENVDAAVKVIEEEMEGNCLPNVMAYNIVLKGLCNERKSVLAVGYLKNMAKKLGCNADKETYSIVIDGLCHESRYLEASQVLQEMLIKSYWPCVDTYNILIRGLCTVGRQYEAVLWLEEMISQGMKPELSVWNSLAASVCSNMADIEDIRWSIAGKVWA, from the coding sequence aTGACTGTGAGATGGCCAAGACTTTTGACACCGACACACCTTTCTCAAATTATTCGGAACCAGAAAAACCCATTAACGGCACTTCAAATCTTCAAGGAAGCCAAATACAAGTACCCCAATTACTGTCATAATGGTCCAGTCTATGCCACCATCATTGGCATCCTTGGAAATGCTGGTCAGATTTGTGAGATGAAAGAGGTGATTGATTGGATGAAAGAGGACTCGTGTGAATGCAAGGATTCTGTCTTTGTTAATGCAATCAAAACCTATGCAAGAGCTGGATTGCTAGATGAAGcaatctctctttttaaaaGAATTCCTCAGTTCAACTGCGTGAATAAGACAGAATCTTTCAATACCCTGTTGCAGATATTGGTCAATGAATCTAAGTTTGAAGCTGCTCATCGTTTGTTCTTAGAGAGCTCTTATGGGTGGGAAGTGAAGTTTCGAATTAGATCTTTGAACTTGCTAATGGATGCTCTGTGCCAGAGGGGTCGTTCTGATCTTGCTTTGCAAATCTTCTTAGAGATGAATTATCAAGGTTGCTATCCAAATAAGGAAAGCTATCGGATTCTAATGAAAGGGTTGTGTAAAGATGGGAGGATGAATGAGGCCACACATTTGTTGTATTCAATGTTTTGGAGGATCTCTCAGAAGGGTAGTGGTGAGGATATTGTAGTCTATAGAACCTTATTATATGCTTTATGTGATAATCGGCAAGTTGAAAAGGCTGTGGAAATTCTTGGTAAGATTTTAAGGAAGGGGCTGAAGGCTCCTAAGCGCTGTTTCCGGCATCTTGATCTTAGTCAGTGTAGTAGTGGTGAAGATATAGAAGGCACCAAGCGCTTGATTAATGAGGCTTTGATCAGAGGTGGTATTCCCAGTTTGGCTAGTTATAGTGCTATGGCTATTGATCTTTACAATGAAGGTAAGATTAGTGAAGCTAACAAAGTTATCattcaaatgaaagaaagaggaTTTGGGCCAACAAACTTAATTTTTGAAGCCAAGGTTGCAGCATTGTGTAGGGGAGAGAATGTTGATGCAGCAGTGAAGGTAATTGAAGAGGAAATGGAGGGAAATTGTTTACCAAATGTTATGGCATATAATATTGTGCTGAAAGGATTGTGTAATGAGAGGAAATCAGTGCTTGCTGTTGGGTATTTGAAGAATATGGCTAAGAAATTGGGTTGCAATGCAGACAAGGAAACTTACAGCATTGTAATTGATGGGTTATGTCATGAAAGTAGATATCTTGAAGCAAGTCAAGTGTTGCAGGAGAtgttaataaaatcatattggCCTTGTGTTGATACTTATAATATACTTATCAGGGGTCTTTGCACTGTGGGCAGGCAATACGAAGCTGTTTTGTGGTTGGAGGAGATGATTAGCCAGGGTATGAAGCCAGAACTTTCTGTATGGAACTCGTTGGCAGCTTCTGTATGTTCCAACATGGCTGACATTGAG